The Streptomyces laurentii genome contains a region encoding:
- a CDS encoding hypothetical protein (identified by MetaGeneAnnotator; putative;~sequence version:1): MISAKEVCPSLGDSARSIPALADVLPDEPEYTFSDRLSGQGGRFFTSSCFVWGEEDQLLVTKARWEVAGPPKAWAAAALGERQAARARWFDAGTMGVVDAADGKAAVLVPCSAPGTYVGGSHSLSVVVRLKRHEESGGPEPEQRLADLAVGAARSAHRTARCDLSSGVPDTAPRVGTDASGWQPAGPDSRTGFGACDVAAVALGGPLG, translated from the coding sequence GTGATCAGCGCCAAGGAGGTCTGCCCCTCGCTGGGGGATTCCGCGAGGTCGATTCCGGCGCTCGCCGACGTGCTGCCCGACGAGCCGGAGTACACGTTCTCCGACCGCCTCTCCGGGCAGGGCGGCCGATTCTTCACCTCGTCCTGCTTCGTGTGGGGCGAGGAGGATCAGCTCCTCGTCACCAAGGCGAGGTGGGAGGTCGCCGGTCCACCGAAGGCCTGGGCCGCGGCGGCCCTGGGTGAGCGTCAGGCCGCCCGCGCGAGGTGGTTCGACGCGGGCACCATGGGCGTGGTCGACGCGGCCGACGGCAAGGCGGCCGTCCTGGTCCCCTGCTCGGCACCGGGGACCTACGTGGGCGGGAGCCACAGCCTCAGCGTGGTGGTGCGTCTGAAGCGCCACGAGGAGTCCGGCGGGCCGGAGCCGGAACAGCGTCTGGCGGACCTCGCGGTCGGGGCGGCCCGGTCCGCCCACCGCACGGCCCGCTGCGATCTGTCGTCCGGGGTCCCCGACACCGCTCCGCGTGTCGGCACCGACGCCTCCGGATGGCAGCCGGCCGGGCCGGACTCCCGCACCGGCTTCGGGGCCTGTGACGTGGCGGCGGTCGCCCTCGGGGGTCCGCTCGGCTGA
- a CDS encoding hypothetical protein (identified by MetaGeneAnnotator; putative;~sequence version:1) — MAWDEWEQLKTSAAEKGSTQMQLNGLPPEDRPNAGSPTGGFLKVDQQDLAAIGDEAFKLYNRLWTEARVTSTDTAGTNLTSQGFDLGSALSHVSLRWDKQLASLMDACALISNHMEFTGKTHQGDEIFIERHVSSIQALDAGFDEDWAKKGEKNPIYGEKPKKDKD; from the coding sequence ATGGCCTGGGACGAGTGGGAGCAATTGAAGACATCGGCGGCCGAGAAGGGCTCGACGCAGATGCAGCTGAACGGGCTGCCGCCGGAAGACCGGCCGAATGCCGGCAGCCCGACCGGTGGATTCCTCAAGGTCGATCAGCAGGACCTGGCCGCCATCGGTGACGAGGCGTTCAAGCTCTACAACCGGTTGTGGACGGAAGCGCGGGTCACGAGCACGGACACGGCCGGCACCAATCTGACGAGCCAGGGCTTCGACCTCGGCTCCGCCCTGTCCCATGTGTCCCTGCGCTGGGACAAGCAGCTCGCCTCGCTCATGGACGCGTGCGCGCTGATCTCGAACCACATGGAGTTCACGGGGAAGACCCACCAGGGCGACGAGATATTCATCGAGCGCCATGTGAGCAGCATCCAGGCCCTCGATGCCGGATTCGACGAGGACTGGGCCAAGAAGGGCGAGAAGAACCCGATTTACGGCGAGAAGCCGAAGAAGGACAAGGACTGA
- a CDS encoding ATP/GTP binding protein (ATP/GTP binding protein [Streptomyces cattleya NRRL 8057 = DSM46488];~FtsK/SpoIIIE family; pfam01580;~identified by MetaGeneAnnotator; putative;~type VII secretion protein EccCa; TIGR03924;~type VII secretion protein EccCb; TIGR03925) has product MQLLPMLGMGGSVVFFFMTPNPIMRIMGMVMIASTVAMAISMLVRYRRGTQGQLADMRRDYLKYLSQTRRTVLKTAHLQRDAQFYLHPSPEQLWALVAEGSRIWERRIGDADFAQVRVGLGSQQLATPLIAPETAPVDELEPLTAGAMQQFLTAHGTLDGLPMAISLRAFYHLTVGGDPDAARSTARAMIGGLAALHSPEDMVIALATGDAAAASWDWAKWLPHVQASGPGDGAGSRRLITTDAHELQDMIDARLEGRPRFQGVNHPLLDYPHLVVVLDGLSIPPTSPLASPEGIQGVTVIEVVPGRTSGPRGDLSVTVESGSLRLESGHGHVYDGSPDALSLDAAEALGRQLAPLRVATGSDDDEPLLANLDFTDLLNLGDAASVDVSRTWRPRSRSERLRVPIGVGEDGVPVMLDLKEAAQEGMGPHGLCVGATGSGKSELLRTLVLGLAVTHSSETLNFVLADFKGGATFAGMSQMPHVAAVITNLADDLTLVDRMGDSIRGELNRRQEMLRDAGNYANITDYEKARAAGAALQPIPSLVLVIDEFSELLTAKPDFIEMFVQIGRIGRSLGVHLLLASQRLEEGRLRGLETYLSYRVGLRTFSAAESRAALGVPDAYSLPNVPGSGYLKYGTDEMVRFKAAYVSGVYRTNQHTAVPDGPLPVDRRPVVFTAGHIPVRYVERPAQAEVPEARKPEDDALADSVLDVIVRRLEGRGVEAHQVWLPPLDNPPPLDAILPGLAGVEGRGLTQPGYEGAGRLVVPLGVVDKPFEQRRDTLFRDFSGAAGHMQIIGGPQSGKSTLMRTIISAFALTHTPHEVQFYGLDFGGGGMASLAGLPHVGGVASRLDPERVRRTVAEVYGILTRREEYFRSAGIDSIATFRRLRARGDISVQDQPWGDVFLMLDGWGNFRTEYEGLEAAVVDLAARGLGYGIHVVITASRSMEVRANLKDHLMNRLELRLGDTMDSELDRKMAANVPTGVPGRGLTPEKLHFMAAVPRIDSIASDSDLSEATAAMTQEVTRHWTAPGAPEVRLLPRELDAHELPAGYAEPQRGVAFAIDENNLEPVFTNFERDPFFLVFGESESGKSNLLRLLIKQLTERHDGSEAKFFVIDNRRALLDVTPTTHLAEYVPMSNNMEHHVDALADLMRRRTPSADVTAQQLRDRSWWQGPNLYVVVDDYDLVSTSSGNPLSKLTELLPFARDVGVRFIIARSAAGASRAGYESFMQRMMELGAQGVLLSGDPQEGDVLGGVRMRPMPPGRGIYVSRQRGNPLIQTGLMPADQ; this is encoded by the coding sequence ATGCAGCTCCTGCCGATGCTCGGAATGGGCGGATCGGTCGTCTTCTTCTTCATGACGCCGAACCCGATCATGCGGATCATGGGCATGGTGATGATCGCGTCGACGGTCGCGATGGCCATCTCGATGCTGGTCCGCTACCGGCGCGGCACCCAGGGGCAGCTCGCCGACATGCGGCGCGACTATCTGAAGTACCTGTCGCAGACCCGTCGTACCGTCCTGAAGACCGCTCACCTCCAGCGCGACGCCCAGTTCTATCTGCACCCGTCGCCGGAGCAGCTGTGGGCGCTGGTCGCCGAGGGCAGCCGGATCTGGGAGCGGCGCATCGGCGACGCCGACTTCGCGCAGGTCCGCGTCGGACTGGGCAGCCAGCAGCTCGCCACCCCGCTCATCGCCCCCGAGACCGCTCCCGTGGACGAGCTGGAGCCGCTGACCGCCGGCGCCATGCAGCAGTTCCTCACCGCGCACGGCACCCTGGACGGCCTGCCGATGGCCATCTCGCTGCGCGCCTTCTACCACCTCACGGTGGGCGGCGATCCCGACGCCGCCCGTTCCACGGCCCGCGCGATGATCGGCGGTCTCGCGGCGCTGCACTCCCCCGAGGACATGGTCATCGCCCTGGCGACGGGTGACGCCGCGGCCGCCTCGTGGGACTGGGCGAAGTGGCTGCCGCACGTCCAGGCGTCCGGTCCCGGCGACGGCGCGGGCAGCCGGAGGCTGATCACCACGGACGCGCACGAGCTGCAGGACATGATCGACGCCCGCCTCGAAGGCCGCCCCCGCTTCCAGGGCGTCAACCATCCGCTGCTCGATTACCCCCATCTGGTCGTGGTGCTCGACGGCCTGTCGATCCCGCCGACGTCGCCGCTCGCGTCGCCGGAGGGCATCCAGGGCGTGACGGTCATCGAGGTCGTGCCGGGGCGGACGTCCGGTCCGCGCGGCGACCTGTCGGTGACCGTGGAGTCCGGCTCGCTGCGCCTGGAGTCCGGGCACGGACATGTGTACGACGGCAGCCCCGACGCGCTGAGCCTGGACGCCGCCGAGGCGCTCGGCCGCCAGCTCGCGCCGCTGCGGGTCGCGACCGGCTCGGACGACGACGAGCCGCTGCTCGCCAACCTCGACTTCACCGACCTGCTGAACCTCGGTGACGCGGCGTCGGTCGACGTCAGCCGTACCTGGCGGCCCCGGTCCCGTTCCGAGCGGCTGCGCGTCCCGATCGGCGTGGGCGAGGACGGCGTCCCCGTGATGCTGGACCTCAAGGAGGCCGCGCAGGAGGGCATGGGCCCGCACGGTCTGTGCGTGGGCGCCACCGGTTCCGGCAAGTCGGAGCTGCTGCGCACCCTCGTCCTCGGTCTGGCGGTGACGCACTCCTCCGAGACACTGAACTTCGTCCTCGCCGACTTCAAGGGTGGCGCCACCTTCGCCGGCATGTCGCAGATGCCGCACGTCGCCGCGGTCATCACCAACCTCGCGGACGACCTCACACTCGTCGACCGCATGGGCGACTCCATCCGCGGCGAGCTGAACCGCCGCCAGGAGATGCTGCGCGACGCGGGCAACTACGCGAACATCACCGACTACGAGAAGGCGCGCGCCGCCGGCGCCGCCCTCCAGCCCATCCCCTCGCTCGTCCTCGTCATCGACGAGTTCAGCGAGCTGCTGACCGCCAAGCCGGACTTCATCGAGATGTTCGTGCAGATCGGCCGGATCGGCCGGTCCCTCGGCGTGCACCTGCTGCTCGCGTCGCAGCGCCTGGAGGAGGGCCGGCTGCGCGGCCTGGAGACGTACCTCTCCTACCGCGTCGGTCTGCGCACCTTCTCCGCCGCCGAATCCCGCGCGGCCCTCGGCGTCCCCGACGCCTACTCGCTGCCGAACGTCCCCGGTTCGGGCTATCTGAAGTACGGCACCGACGAGATGGTGCGCTTCAAGGCCGCGTACGTCTCCGGTGTCTACCGCACCAACCAGCACACGGCCGTCCCGGACGGGCCGCTGCCGGTGGACCGCCGGCCGGTCGTATTCACCGCGGGGCACATCCCGGTCCGGTACGTGGAGCGGCCCGCCCAGGCGGAGGTCCCCGAGGCCCGCAAGCCCGAGGACGACGCGCTGGCCGACTCGGTGCTCGACGTGATCGTGCGCCGGCTCGAAGGACGCGGCGTGGAGGCGCACCAGGTGTGGCTGCCGCCGCTGGACAACCCGCCGCCGCTCGACGCGATCCTGCCCGGCCTCGCCGGGGTGGAGGGCCGCGGTCTGACGCAGCCCGGGTACGAGGGGGCCGGCCGGCTGGTCGTCCCGCTCGGTGTCGTGGACAAGCCGTTCGAGCAGCGCCGTGACACGCTCTTCCGCGACTTCTCGGGCGCCGCGGGCCACATGCAGATCATCGGTGGTCCGCAGTCCGGCAAGTCGACGCTGATGCGGACCATCATCTCGGCGTTCGCGCTCACGCACACCCCGCACGAGGTGCAGTTCTACGGCCTCGACTTCGGTGGTGGCGGCATGGCCTCGCTGGCCGGCCTGCCGCACGTCGGCGGCGTGGCGTCGCGTCTCGACCCGGAGCGGGTGCGCCGTACTGTCGCCGAGGTCTACGGCATCCTGACCCGGCGCGAGGAGTACTTCCGCAGCGCGGGCATCGACTCCATCGCCACGTTCCGGCGGCTGCGGGCCCGCGGCGACATCTCGGTCCAGGACCAGCCGTGGGGCGACGTCTTCCTCATGCTCGACGGCTGGGGCAACTTCCGTACCGAGTACGAGGGACTCGAGGCGGCCGTCGTCGACCTCGCCGCCCGCGGTCTCGGCTACGGCATCCACGTGGTCATCACGGCCTCCCGTTCCATGGAGGTGCGCGCCAACCTCAAGGACCACCTGATGAACAGGCTGGAACTGCGGCTCGGCGACACGATGGACTCCGAGCTGGACCGCAAGATGGCCGCCAACGTGCCGACCGGTGTCCCGGGCCGCGGTCTGACGCCGGAGAAGCTGCACTTCATGGCGGCCGTGCCGCGTATCGACTCCATCGCCTCCGACAGCGACCTGTCCGAGGCGACGGCGGCGATGACGCAGGAGGTCACCCGCCACTGGACGGCGCCGGGCGCGCCGGAGGTCCGGCTGCTGCCGCGCGAACTGGACGCGCACGAGCTGCCGGCGGGCTACGCGGAGCCGCAGCGCGGTGTCGCGTTCGCCATCGACGAGAACAACCTGGAGCCGGTCTTCACCAACTTCGAGCGCGACCCGTTCTTCCTGGTGTTCGGCGAGAGCGAGTCGGGCAAGTCGAACCTGCTGCGGCTGCTCATCAAGCAGCTCACGGAGCGGCACGACGGCAGCGAGGCGAAGTTCTTCGTCATCGACAACCGCCGCGCGCTGCTGGACGTCACACCGACGACCCACCTCGCCGAGTACGTGCCCATGTCGAACAACATGGAGCACCACGTCGACGCGCTGGCCGACCTGATGCGCCGCCGCACGCCGTCGGCGGACGTCACGGCGCAGCAGCTGCGCGACCGCAGCTGGTGGCAGGGGCCGAACCTGTACGTGGTCGTCGACGACTACGACCTGGTCTCCACGTCCAGCGGCAACCCGCTGTCGAAGCTGACGGAACTGCTGCCGTTCGCGCGGGACGTCGGCGTCCGCTTCATCATCGCGCGCAGCGCGGCGGGCGCGAGCCGGGCCGGGTACGAGTCCTTCATGCAGCGGATGATGGAGCTGGGCGCGCAGGGCGTGCTCCTCTCCGGCGACCCGCAGGAGGGCGACGTCCTCGGCGGCGTCCGCATGCGGCCGATGCCGCCGGGCCGGGGCATCTACGTCTCCCGCCAGCGCGGCAACCCGCTGATCCAGACGGGCCTGATGCCGGCCGACCAGTAG